The following nucleotide sequence is from Bacillota bacterium.
GAAGATGTCCCCGTGGTCCGCCTTTTCCGAAAACGGGCGGGCGTCCTCTGGGAGGGTCGCATCCACGAGCAGATCCTGCCCTCGATCACCCGCCTCGGAGGCACGCTCGGCCACCTCGACTGGGTCGTCCTCCGCCAACGGGGCTACTTGCCCGAGGAGCTGGCCCGGAAGGGCACCCGCGAGCGGAACCGAAGAATCTTCGAGGCTCTGGGCGAGGACCTCCCCCCCTACCTGCTCTATCAACGCGGTGTGCAAGATGCGGTGGAGGGTCGCCTGTCGGAGGCGCGGCGTCACCTCGCCAGGGCGTTGGGCCGAGACCCGACGGCGCCCTGGGCTGCCCGCGCGGCCCGGCTCTCGGCCGAGGTGGCGGAGAAGTTGGGCAAAGTCCGGAGCGCCCTGGCGCTGCTCAAATGGGCGCAATCGAGATGGCCGGCCTACACGGACCTCTGGCTGTTGGAGGGGCAGATCGGGGCCCGGAGGGGAAACCCGCTAGGGGCTGCGGCGGCTTTCACGGAGTGCCTCGTCAAGGGCGACGCGGACGTACCCTGGGAGCACGTGACGGGGGCGGGCTCCTACATCGCGCTGATGCAGCTCGGGGAGTGCTTCCTGATGATGGGCGATGCGCGGGACGCCGTGCCGGTGCTCGAGCGTGCCCTGGAGTTGCGGCCCGGCTATGCGCCGGCCGAGCGGGCGCTGCGCCGCGCACGCGAGCTGCTGGAAGGAGTCGCGACGGGGGCGTGAGGCGGGAAAGTGGGAAAGGAGAGCGGGGCGCCGGCCCTGTGCGGCGCCACGCTCCTCTTCGTCGGCGGGGGCGGAGAGGAAAAAGGTGAAGGCGGCGGGACGGCTCAACCCGCCCGCCCCCGGTCCGAATCCCCGTCTGGCAACGGTTCCAACCCACGACGATACAGAGGTGGTCCCCCCTGTCCGATCGCGAGCTTCCTTCCGCGGCCACGCGCACGCGCATCCCCCTCTTCGCCAAGCTGATGGGCGGCTTCCTCCTCCTGGCGCTCCTCAACGTGGGCGCCAACCTCTGGATCCTCTCCGCCTACCGGGGAGCGGTCGCCCGCTACCGCGAGGTGATCGCCCGCGGCGACCGGGCGGTGCTCCTGGCGCATCAGATCGACGCGGACGCCGGCGACAAGGCGCGCTCGCTGGCCATGTTCGTCCTGACGGGCGAGGTCCAGTACCAGCAGAAGATCCAGGCGAGCCAGCAGGCCATCGCCCGCGCGGGCGAGGAACTCCGCGGCCTCGTCCTGCCGGGCGCCGAGCAGAAGGCCGTCGAGGCCGTCCTCCAGGCGGACCAGGCCTACAGCGACGCCTCGCAGGAGGTGCTCAGCCAGGCGGGCCAGCCGGGCGCGGCGGCAGAGGCGGCCATGCTGGTGGGCGACGGGAGCGTCCT
It contains:
- a CDS encoding glycosyltransferase; the protein is MGRPFLSAALIVKNEEAVLDQCLRSLQPVVDEIVVVDTGSEDRTPEIAREMGALLVRTPWRDDFAAARNVAQEFARGRWILSADADEVLEVNGDRLRAVLEATSDSAFTVTVRNALLGPGDELAWEDVPVVRLFRKRAGVLWEGRIHEQILPSITRLGGTLGHLDWVVLRQRGYLPEELARKGTRERNRRIFEALGEDLPPYLLYQRGVQDAVEGRLSEARRHLARALGRDPTAPWAARAARLSAEVAEKLGKVRSALALLKWAQSRWPAYTDLWLLEGQIGARRGNPLGAAAAFTECLVKGDADVPWEHVTGAGSYIALMQLGECFLMMGDARDAVPVLERALELRPGYAPAERALRRARELLEGVATGA